The genomic DNA GTGGCCAGGTTATTGCCAAGCCAGGTTCAATCACTCCACACACAGAGTTTGACGCAGAAGTTTATATCCTTACCAAAGAAGAGGGCGGACGTCATACTCCATTCTTCAAGGGCTACAAGCCACAGTTCTACTTCCGTACTACGGACGTTACTGGTGAGGTTGAGCTTCCAGCTGACAAAGAAATGGTTATGCCTGGTGACACTATCACCTTCAAGGTAAAACTACTTGCTCCAATCGCCATGGAACAGGGCCTACGTTTCGCTATTCGCGAAGGTGGCCGTACCGTCGGCGCTGGTGTTGTTACTAAAATTAATAAGTAGTAACGCTAAGGTCAGAACAAAGCTCGGTTGTAAGACCGGGCTTTTTCTTTTGATTGTGTCATTAGAAGATTTGTTGTACAATCATATTGTAATAACATTTTAAGGTGACTAAAAGTCGGTTTGACTTAGAGCGATGGCCCCAAAAATGCCCCTCAGCAAACAGATGTTACACCAAGATAGACCATAGACTGTAGTAAATAGTCCACAGTAGCTTCTATGGACTAAGAGCCAAGGACCATGGTCTGCACAGATGACTGAGAGGAGTCAAATTATGGCAGAGGCCAAGAAACCAACAAACCAACCAAGCCAGCAGGCGAGAATCCGCATTCGCCTTAAGGCCTATGATCACAAAGTGATTGATCAGTCTGCTAAGCAGATTGTAGATACTGCACTTCGAACCGGAGCTACACTTGCAGGGCCGATCCCCTTGCCAACTCGTAA from Candidatus Saccharibacteria bacterium includes the following:
- the rpsJ gene encoding 30S ribosomal protein S10 — its product is MAEAKKPTNQPSQQARIRIRLKAYDHKVIDQSAKQIVDTALRTGATLAGPIPLPTRKTTYTVVKSPHVYKKGREQFEMRVHKRLIDVLNPTPKTIDSLMNLSLPAGCDAEIKM